One window from the genome of Myxococcus fulvus encodes:
- a CDS encoding FAD-dependent oxidoreductase, whose translation MDSYDVVVVGAGAIGLSAAWWCSKAGKKVLLLDQFDFDNAFFSSKGESRFFRVMYSDPHLSLLAQSAYPLWRELESDSGLNGILNDTSLLFFGPPSGVDTPEGDLKDSEAVLEEQGLPFQRLTAADFPERFPVLQGLSDDVVGLVQPQAGVIAADRALRALAEQCRERGVDMIPRRTVSRIQDAPGQVTVTTAQGTYTGKKLILVPSAWTNGVLDSLNIQLALEIWSMTYAYFEVSPSQYTYPLWFYFGAPKFPGDDTTTYYGLPPLLTPGRIKVGTDFTFLKSPLPPTSPPQADPRMVDLLNTFMREHFRGLQSLAVDPVGCLYTMTPDLNFVLDVLPGHPDVLLFTGDTGQAFKFAPLLGRILSELALTGVTRTNIQPFSIQRPGILRPR comes from the coding sequence GCGCCATCGGTCTGTCCGCGGCCTGGTGGTGCTCGAAGGCTGGCAAGAAGGTCCTGCTGTTGGACCAGTTCGACTTCGACAACGCCTTCTTCTCCTCGAAGGGCGAGTCGCGCTTCTTCCGGGTGATGTACTCGGACCCGCACCTGTCCCTGCTCGCGCAGTCCGCCTATCCGCTCTGGCGGGAGCTGGAGTCGGACAGCGGCCTGAACGGCATCCTCAACGACACCTCGCTCCTGTTCTTCGGTCCGCCCAGCGGCGTGGACACGCCCGAGGGGGACTTGAAGGACTCCGAGGCCGTCCTGGAGGAGCAGGGCCTGCCCTTCCAGCGCCTCACCGCGGCGGACTTCCCGGAGCGCTTCCCCGTGCTCCAGGGCCTGAGCGACGACGTGGTGGGCCTGGTGCAACCCCAGGCGGGCGTCATCGCTGCGGACCGGGCGCTCCGCGCGCTCGCCGAGCAGTGCCGCGAGCGGGGCGTGGACATGATTCCCCGCCGGACGGTCAGCCGCATCCAGGACGCGCCTGGCCAGGTCACCGTCACCACCGCGCAGGGGACCTACACCGGCAAGAAGCTCATCCTGGTGCCGTCCGCGTGGACCAACGGCGTGCTCGACAGCCTGAACATCCAGCTCGCGCTCGAAATCTGGAGCATGACGTATGCCTATTTCGAGGTGTCCCCGTCCCAGTACACGTACCCGCTGTGGTTCTACTTCGGCGCGCCGAAGTTCCCCGGGGACGACACCACGACCTACTACGGGCTGCCGCCGCTGTTGACGCCCGGCCGCATCAAGGTGGGCACCGACTTCACCTTCCTGAAGTCGCCCCTGCCGCCCACCTCGCCGCCCCAGGCGGACCCACGCATGGTGGACCTGCTCAACACCTTCATGCGCGAGCACTTCCGGGGGCTGCAATCCCTGGCGGTGGACCCCGTGGGCTGTCTGTATACGATGACGCCCGATTTGAACTTCGTGCTGGATGTCCTCCCTGGGCATCCGGACGTGCTGCTGTTCACCGGTGACACGGGGCAGGCGTTCAAGTTCGCGCCGCTGCTCGGGCGAATCCTGTCGGAGCTCGCGCTCACGGGCGTCACGCGCACCAACATCCAGCCCTTCTCCATCCAGCGGCCCGGAATCCTCCGGCCCCGCTGA
- a CDS encoding AidA/PixA family protein codes for MADTENTANVLIVVDAENLYLDYQGKFSTDSNHPVDLGEPTPYVYMFIRYDEMLSGQATDDLNIVVNTNNNIRWRITSLTGNTRFSVALNGCDILRGEGCITSPILIEPTVTVPLPSVHGNQVTVDSKQTYKDAYFQATAVNPTTTPLVYTFTFALANNDGNILSYFSWDPKITITA; via the coding sequence ATGGCAGATACCGAGAACACCGCCAATGTCTTGATTGTCGTGGACGCGGAGAACCTCTACCTGGACTACCAGGGGAAGTTCAGCACGGACTCCAATCACCCCGTGGACCTGGGAGAGCCCACCCCGTACGTCTACATGTTCATCCGCTACGACGAGATGCTCTCGGGCCAGGCCACGGATGACCTGAACATCGTCGTCAACACCAACAACAACATCCGGTGGCGCATCACCTCGCTGACGGGCAACACGCGCTTCAGCGTCGCGCTCAACGGGTGCGACATCCTGAGAGGGGAGGGCTGCATCACCTCGCCCATCCTCATCGAGCCCACGGTGACGGTGCCCCTGCCGTCGGTGCACGGCAATCAGGTCACGGTGGACTCGAAGCAGACGTACAAGGATGCCTACTTCCAGGCGACGGCGGTGAACCCGACGACGACGCCCCTGGTCTACACCTTCACGTTCGCCCTGGCGAACAACGACGGGAACATCCTGAGCTACTTCTCCTGGGACCCGAAGATCACCATCACCGCCTGA